AAGGAGGCGGACGTCGTTGCTGACGTCGGCTGACGGCGCGCTCCTCGTCGAGCGGTTCCGGCGGTATCTCCGGGAGCGCCGGCTTCCGGTCACCCGGCAACGGGTGCTGGTGGCGGAGGTGTTGGTCGAAAGCCGGGATCATCCGTCGGTCGAGGTCCTCCGGCGGCGCCTGGTCGAACGCGGCGAGCATGTCGGGTTGGCCACGCTCTACCGCACGGTCGAAGCGTTGGTCCAAAGCGGCCTGGTCCGCGAGCATGACTTCGGCGAAGGATTCAAACGCTACGAACCGTCGGAAGACCGGAGCGAGCATGCTCATCTCGTGTGCCGGCGGTGCGGCGCGGTGGTCGAATTCAGCAACGACCGGCTCGAACGGATGCTCCGAATGACGGCGGATGAACACCACTTCCAGTACGAACGGCATCGGGCCGAAATCCACGGTGTCTGCGCGGCGTGCCGGGGTCGTGACTTGGGCGGGATCGCTGGCCGCCGGGAGGTCTCGTGAGCGACGCCGTCGTTCTGGGACCGGTGGTGGCCTTTCTCGGGGGGATATTGAGCTTCCTCTCCCCCTGCGTGCTGCCGCTGGTCCCGTCCTACCTCGGATTCATCACCGGTTTTACGGTGGAGGAAATGGGGAACCGTCGCCGGCTCGCGATGATCCACGCCACGCTCTTCGTCGTCGGGTTCTCGCTGGTGTTCGTGCTGCTCGGTGCCAGTGCCACGGCGTTAGGCTCCGCCCTCCGGTTCTACAAAGAGTGGATCATGCGCGGGGGCGGGATCCTGATCATTTTCTTTGGCCTGTATTGTCTGGGGATCGTCAAGCTCGGGTTCCTGACTCAAGAGAAGCGTCTCCACCTGGAGCGGAAGCCGGTCGGCTATCTCGGATCGGTCTTGGTCGGGATCGCGTTTGGGGCCGGGTGGAGTCCCTGTATCGGCCCGATCCTGGGCGGCATTTTGAGCTTGGCCGCGACTGAGGCCGACCTGTCCCGCGGGATGACGTTGCTGGTTGCTTACTCGGCCGGCTTGGCCGTCCCGTTCTTGGTGGCCGCCTACGCGGTGGAGTCGTTTCTGGACTGGTTCCAGCGGTTCCGCCGCCATCTTGGACTGGTCCAAAAAATCAGCGGGGTTCTGCTCGTTGCCGTCGGGCTGTTGATCGCCACCGGCCAGTTCACCCGCCTGGCCGGCTATCTCCAGAAACTCACGCCGGACTTTCTGCTTCGGTGGATGTAGCGGATATGTGCTCGAGTTCCGTTTCGATGACCTGGGCTCGGACCAGGTCGGCGAAGCGGCCCTCGCGCTTCTGGAGCGCGTCGTAGGTTCCCCGCTCGACAATCCTGCCATGGTCGAGCACCACGATCTCGTGCGACAACCGGACCGCCGCCGCGCGGTGCGACACCACGAGGCAGGTCTTCCCCACCAGCGCTCCTCGCAATTGATTCAAGATCGCAGCCTCGGTTTGGGCATCGAGGGCCGACATCGCGTCATCGAGCACGACGATCGGCGGGTCTTTGGCGAGCGCCCGGGCGATGGCAGCCCGCTGCTTCTGGCCGCCCGATAGATTGATGCCCCGCTCGCCCAGCATGGTGTCGGCTGGTACCTCGAGCTCGGCCACCCGGGCCGCGCGCTCAAAGCGCCCCTCGTCGGGGAGCCCGAGCAGGACATTGGCGCGGAGGGTATCGCTAAACAAGAACGTCTCCTGCGGCACGAAGCCGACCGCGTCACGAAGTTCCCGAAGGGTCAGCTGCCGGATGTCGACGCCGTCGATGGTGATCCGGCCCTGGTCGGGGTCATAGAGGCGAACCAGGAGCTCCATCAGGGCGGTCTTGCCGGCCCCGGTGCCGCCCACCACGCCTAACGATTGGCCGGCGGGGACGTCGACCGTCACATCCTGGAGCGCCCAGTCCCGGTCGGGGGCTCCGGGGTACCGAAACCAGACTCCTTCAAACCGGACGGCCCGGGCCGTCCGGTGCGGCGGCAGCCGGCGCGGGGCGGGGGGGTCGGCGATCGGATTCGGGGCCCGGAACACTTCGTTGATTCGGGACATTGCCGCCGAGCCCCGGAACCCGAGATTGATGGCCCAACCGAGGAACACCAGGGGCCAGATCAGCAGCGCCAAGTACACGAAGAAGCTGACGAACGTGCCGGTCGAGATGGTGCCGACCATGACCAGTCGGCCCCCGACCAGGAGCACGATGGCGGAACTGAGTCCCCCCATCAGCGACAGTGAGGGGTCGAGGGCAGCCTGGACCCGGGCCAGGACAAAATTCTTCTCGGCATATTCCCGGTTGAGCCGTGCGAAGGTGGCCGCCTCCGGCGTCTCCTGATTGTACGCCCGGACAATCCGGACTCCCGTGAGATGCTGACGGACGAACTCGCTGACCACGCCGAAATGATCCTGAATGGCCAGGGATCGTTGGTGAATCCGCCGGCCCAACCAGCCCTCCAACGCCGGGAGCGCCAGCAGCGGGACCAGCGCCAGGCCGGCCAGGGTTGGATGGACGGCAACCATGGCCGGCAGCAGAATGATGGCGCGGGTAATCGTGTCGATCACGTACATGAGCGCAGGACCGGCCACCATCCGGGCGGCCAAGAGGTCGTTGGTCGACCGGGCGATGAGATCGCCCATCGGGGTGCGATCGTAGTATGACGCCGGGAGGGCCATCAATTTCGAAAACAGATCGTTCCGAAGGTCGAACTCGACCCGGCGGCTCACGCTG
Above is a genomic segment from Gemmatimonadota bacterium containing:
- a CDS encoding transcriptional repressor — translated: MACGFSKRFVTRPATSGPPFSRGSTATGGGSIPRASSSRSKERAGASSNRPSPRSEVARWRRWRSCWPWSPSDPRTRNRRRRPRPSGGSRRRRTSLLTSADGALLVERFRRYLRERRLPVTRQRVLVAEVLVESRDHPSVEVLRRRLVERGEHVGLATLYRTVEALVQSGLVREHDFGEGFKRYEPSEDRSEHAHLVCRRCGAVVEFSNDRLERMLRMTADEHHFQYERHRAEIHGVCAACRGRDLGGIAGRREVS
- a CDS encoding cytochrome c biogenesis protein CcdA; this encodes MGPVVAFLGGILSFLSPCVLPLVPSYLGFITGFTVEEMGNRRRLAMIHATLFVVGFSLVFVLLGASATALGSALRFYKEWIMRGGGILIIFFGLYCLGIVKLGFLTQEKRLHLERKPVGYLGSVLVGIAFGAGWSPCIGPILGGILSLAATEADLSRGMTLLVAYSAGLAVPFLVAAYAVESFLDWFQRFRRHLGLVQKISGVLLVAVGLLIATGQFTRLAGYLQKLTPDFLLRWM
- a CDS encoding ABC transporter ATP-binding protein, with translation MRELKPLGPYLKKYTGTYAAGLACVIGSNLLNTLAPKFLAQGIDALDGPDPVRQARRAALLLVGAAVLGGLLRYGMRQLLNSVSRRVEFDLRNDLFSKLMALPASYYDRTPMGDLIARSTNDLLAARMVAGPALMYVIDTITRAIILLPAMVAVHPTLAGLALVPLLALPALEGWLGRRIHQRSLAIQDHFGVVSEFVRQHLTGVRIVRAYNQETPEAATFARLNREYAEKNFVLARVQAALDPSLSLMGGLSSAIVLLVGGRLVMVGTISTGTFVSFFVYLALLIWPLVFLGWAINLGFRGSAAMSRINEVFRAPNPIADPPAPRRLPPHRTARAVRFEGVWFRYPGAPDRDWALQDVTVDVPAGQSLGVVGGTGAGKTALMELLVRLYDPDQGRITIDGVDIRQLTLRELRDAVGFVPQETFLFSDTLRANVLLGLPDEGRFERAARVAELEVPADTMLGERGINLSGGQKQRAAIARALAKDPPIVVLDDAMSALDAQTEAAILNQLRGALVGKTCLVVSHRAAAVRLSHEIVVLDHGRIVERGTYDALQKREGRFADLVRAQVIETELEHISATSTEAESPA